From a region of the Oncorhynchus keta strain PuntledgeMale-10-30-2019 chromosome 13, Oket_V2, whole genome shotgun sequence genome:
- the LOC127906878 gene encoding skin secretory protein xP2-like: MRAEETGVDGEGEHPTPVDGEGEQPTPVDGEGEQPTPVDGEGEQPTPVDGEGEQPTPVDGEGEQPTPVDGEGEQPTPVDGEGEQPTPVDGEGEQPTPVDGEGEQPTPVDGEGEQPTPVDGEGEQPTPVDGEGEQPTPVDGEGEHPTPVDGKGEHPTPVDGEGEHPTPVDGEEKATP, encoded by the coding sequence atgagggcagaggagacaggagtggacgGGGAAGGAGAGCATCCTACTCCAGTGGACGGGGAAGGAGAGCAGCCTACTCCAGTGGACGGGGAAGGAGAGCAGCCTACTCCAGTGGACGGGGAAGGAGAGCAGCCTACTCCAGTGGACGGGGAAGGAGAGCAGCCTACTCCAGTGGACGGGGAAGGAGAGCAGCCTACTCCAGTGGACGGGGAAGGAGAGCAGCCTACTCCAGTGGACGGGGAAGGAGAGCAGCCTACTCCAGTGGACGGGGAAGGAGAGCAGCCTACTCCAGTGGACGGGGAAGGAGAGCAGCCTACTCCAGTGGACGGGGAAGGAGAGCAGCCTACTCCAGTGGACGGGGAAGGAGAGCAGCCTACTCCAGTGGACGGGGAAGGAGAGCAGCCTACTCCAGTGGACGGGGAAGGAGAGCATCCTACTCCAGTGGACGGGAAAGGAGAGCATCCTACTCCAGTGGACGGGGAAGGAGAGCATCCTACTCCAGTGGACGGGGAAGAGAAAGCAACACCATAG
- the LOC118382311 gene encoding dentin sialophosphoprotein-like produces MMKIKLLLLIWTASVNSLPWQASPLSGVSPWGIGEGHERGEDPDGSSARTGHDSREGWGLALDGFPGVTPTTFPQPTRAQDSGPSPRPTYVRRGRSLKVDDIASNDITEEQLTMSYKTLPGYSEDRFGDYGMQRDSPGSESHTGKDPTDHNDSSKSSDSVDSNTSSDSSDSSKSSDSNTSSDSSDSSKSSDSSDSSDSSDSSDSSDSSDSSDSSDSSDSSDSSDSSDSSDSSDSSDSSDSSDSSDSSDSSDSSDSSDSSDSSDSSDSSDSSDSSDSSDSSDSSDSSDSSDSSDSSDSSDSSDSSDSSDSSDSSDSSDSSDSSDSSDSSDSSDSSDSGNTSESSNSSDSK; encoded by the exons ATGATGAAGATCAAACTGCTTCTGCTGATCTGGACTGCATCTGTGAACAGCCTGCCG TGGCAAGCCTCCCCCCTGTCTGGCGTCAGCCCCTGGGGGATAGGAGAGGGTCACGAGAGGGGAGAGGACCCAGACGGCAGCTCAGCCCGGACTGGCCACGACAGTAGAGAGGGATGGGGTCTCGCCTTAGATGGGTTTCCGGGAGTCACGCCTACCACCTTCCCTCAACCAACCAGAGCACAGGACAGTGGCCCCTCTCCCAGACCTACTTACGTGAGGAGGGGACGTAGTCTCAAGGTTGATGACATCGCCAGCAATGACATTACAGAGGAGCAGCTGACAATGTCCTATAAAACTCTTCCTGGTTACAGTGAGGACCGGTTTGGTGATTATGGGATGCAGAGGGACTCACCCGGCAGTGAATCGCATACCGGGAAAGACCCGACAGATCACAATGACTCCTCCAAATCAAGTGATTCTGTTGACTCTAACACCTCTAGTGATTCAAGTGATTCCTCCAAGTCAAGTGACTCTAACACCTCTAGTGATTCAAGCGATTCCTCCAAGTCAAGTGATTCTAGCGATTCAAGTGATTCCAGTGACTCAAGTGATTCAAGTGACTCTAGCGATTCAAGCGACTCTAGCGACTCTAGCGACTCTAGTGACTCTAGCGATTCTAGCGACTCAAGTGACTCTAGCGATTCTAGCGACTCAAGTGATTCTAGCGACTCAAGCGATTCTAGCGATTCTAGCGACTCAAGTGATTCTAGCGACTCTAGCGACTCAAGTGATTCTAGCGACTCAAGTGATTCTAGCGACTCAAGTGATTCTAGCGACTCAAGTGATTCTAGCGACTCTAGCGACTCAAGTGATTCTAGCGACTCAAGTGATTCTAGCGACTCAAGTGATTCTAGTGATTCAAGTGATTCTAGCGACTCAAGTGACTCTAGTGACTCTAGCGACTCAAGTGACTCTAGTGATTCAAGTGACTCTAGTGATTCAAGTGATTCTGGCAATACAAGTGAGTCAAGCAACTCTAGTGATTCTAAGTGA